A genomic stretch from Erigeron canadensis isolate Cc75 chromosome 9, C_canadensis_v1, whole genome shotgun sequence includes:
- the LOC122583060 gene encoding uncharacterized protein LOC122583060 isoform X2: MGGLGIAIGESNLSDSESSFDNAKKSFSKLSSTFEFCLQIRHLVGSKGQYHCFNVGLSNELQMTALRVLLDQSIPKMQTSIEVLLLTKDMMGFDRLFLPSMGLNKAPLKSNWNFVCCVEFYLKKNINIFTSNNHCQVHTMNVLICSAWWKIVGIHPSYWAFVL; encoded by the exons ATGGGTGGTCTCGGAATTG CAATTGGAGAATCAAACCTCTCTGACTCGGAATCGTCATTTGACAATGCAAAGAAGAGTTTCTCGAAGTTATCATCAACATTTGAGTTCTGCTTGCAAATTAGGCATTTGGTTGGCAGTAAAG GTCAATATCATTGTTTCAACGTTGGACTATCGAACGAACTTCAAATGACGGCGTTGAGGGTACTTCTTGATCAGTCTATCCCAAAGATGCAGACATCTATAGAAGTACTTTTGTTGACAAAGGACATGATGGGTTTTGACCGTCTTTTCTTGCCTTCAATGGGATTGAATAAAGCACCATTAAAATCAAATTGGAATTTTGTTTGTTGTGTTGAGTTCTACTTGAAgaaaaacataaacattttcACGAGCAACAATCATTGCCAAGTACACACCATGAATGTATTAATTTGCAGTGCTTGGTGGAAGATTGTTGGTATACATCCCTCATATTGGGCTTTTGTATTGTAG
- the LOC122583060 gene encoding uncharacterized protein LOC122583060 isoform X1 — protein sequence MKVYTCASESVVFELKRTLLLLRQTAIGESNLSDSESSFDNAKKSFSKLSSTFEFCLQIRHLVGSKGQYHCFNVGLSNELQMTALRVLLDQSIPKMQTSIEVLLLTKDMMGFDRLFLPSMGLNKAPLKSNWNFVCCVEFYLKKNINIFTSNNHCQVHTMNVLICSAWWKIVGIHPSYWAFVL from the exons ATGAAGGTATATACATGTGCTAGTGAATCTGTAGTGTTTGAGTTAAAACGTACTTTGTTGCTTTTAAGACAAACTG CAATTGGAGAATCAAACCTCTCTGACTCGGAATCGTCATTTGACAATGCAAAGAAGAGTTTCTCGAAGTTATCATCAACATTTGAGTTCTGCTTGCAAATTAGGCATTTGGTTGGCAGTAAAG GTCAATATCATTGTTTCAACGTTGGACTATCGAACGAACTTCAAATGACGGCGTTGAGGGTACTTCTTGATCAGTCTATCCCAAAGATGCAGACATCTATAGAAGTACTTTTGTTGACAAAGGACATGATGGGTTTTGACCGTCTTTTCTTGCCTTCAATGGGATTGAATAAAGCACCATTAAAATCAAATTGGAATTTTGTTTGTTGTGTTGAGTTCTACTTGAAgaaaaacataaacattttcACGAGCAACAATCATTGCCAAGTACACACCATGAATGTATTAATTTGCAGTGCTTGGTGGAAGATTGTTGGTATACATCCCTCATATTGGGCTTTTGTATTGTAG